One Streptomyces sp. NBC_00554 DNA segment encodes these proteins:
- a CDS encoding amidohydrolase family protein, with the protein MNTDDTNSASLLEQLRRQSDDPRRRILFTGATIVTMDPELGILHNSDLLVEGDAIAAIGPNLTADGAVVVDASGTILAPGLVDTHRHAWEAQLRRIMPDVDDFGGYVMATLAGYATVYRPQDMYIGTKLAALTAIDSGITTMLDFSHNSRTREHSDAAIEALRDTGIRGVHASMGPHFGEWDRQWPADLTRLKDEYFSSDDQLLTLRMATLATDEIAGPALAYGPELARTAADLGIGVSVDAVFGTSSSEAVLSWAKHGILGPDVTLIHATGLTTEAWKAMGESGTTVALAPTSDAQIGLETAIPAVDEALAVGIRPGLSIDVEVALASDMFTQMRALLAIQRMRAVNAAYGTGGDLSRITTHDVLDFATIQGARTNGLGDVTGSLTPGKKADLLVVQAEDLNNMPLNDPIGTLVLGSDARNISAVLVNGRPRKWNGQVLDVDLPALRTEVNASRTYVLNTPAA; encoded by the coding sequence ATGAACACCGACGACACCAACAGCGCCAGCCTTCTCGAGCAACTGCGACGCCAGTCCGACGATCCGCGTCGGCGCATCCTGTTCACCGGCGCCACCATCGTCACGATGGACCCGGAACTGGGCATCCTGCACAACAGCGACCTGCTCGTCGAGGGCGACGCCATCGCCGCGATCGGACCGAACCTGACCGCGGACGGCGCGGTGGTCGTCGACGCCTCCGGCACCATTCTGGCCCCCGGCCTCGTCGACACCCACCGGCACGCCTGGGAGGCCCAGCTCCGCCGGATCATGCCCGACGTCGACGACTTCGGCGGCTATGTGATGGCCACCCTGGCCGGCTACGCCACGGTCTACCGGCCGCAGGACATGTACATCGGCACCAAGCTGGCGGCGCTGACCGCGATCGACAGCGGCATCACCACCATGCTCGACTTCTCCCACAACTCCCGTACCCGGGAGCACTCCGACGCGGCGATCGAGGCCCTCCGGGACACCGGCATCCGAGGCGTCCACGCCTCCATGGGACCGCACTTCGGGGAGTGGGACCGCCAGTGGCCGGCCGACCTGACCCGCCTCAAGGACGAGTACTTCAGCAGTGACGACCAGCTGCTCACGCTGCGCATGGCGACACTGGCCACCGACGAGATCGCCGGACCAGCCCTCGCCTACGGACCCGAACTCGCCCGCACCGCAGCCGACTTGGGCATCGGTGTCAGCGTCGACGCGGTCTTCGGCACTTCCTCGTCGGAGGCGGTGCTGTCCTGGGCCAAGCACGGCATCCTCGGCCCCGACGTCACGCTGATCCACGCCACCGGTCTGACCACCGAGGCATGGAAGGCGATGGGGGAGTCCGGCACCACGGTCGCCCTGGCGCCCACCTCGGATGCGCAGATCGGGCTGGAGACGGCGATCCCCGCGGTGGACGAGGCGCTCGCCGTCGGTATCCGCCCCGGACTGAGCATCGACGTCGAAGTCGCCCTCGCCAGCGACATGTTCACGCAGATGCGGGCCCTGCTCGCGATCCAGCGGATGCGCGCGGTCAACGCCGCCTACGGAACGGGCGGCGATCTCTCCCGCATCACCACACACGACGTCCTGGACTTCGCCACCATCCAGGGCGCACGCACCAACGGCCTCGGCGACGTCACCGGCTCCCTCACTCCCGGCAAGAAGGCCGACCTGCTGGTCGTCCAGGCCGAGGATCTCAACAACATGCCCCTCAACGACCCCATCGGCACCCTCGTACTGGGTTCCGACGCCCGCAACATCAGCGCCGTCCTCGTCAACGGCCGGCCCCGCAAGTGGAACGGTCAGGTCCTCGACGTCGACCTTCCCGCGCTGCGCACCGAGGTCAACGCCTCCCGCACGTACGTGCTCAACACGCCGGCCGCCTGA
- a CDS encoding TOPRIM nucleotidyl transferase/hydrolase domain-containing protein, whose protein sequence is MDDTRRFSRAAVQWAAGSAHAASAAQELAVGLGMVVLVEGVSDQAALEALAARRGRDLDAEGIAIVPLGGATSIGRFLKLFGPQGLGLRLAGLCDVGEEPYFRRSVEQAGLTFSAFYVCEADLEDELIRALGADSVQQVVEEQGELRSFRTFQKQPAQRERTVEQQLRRFLGTHSGRKAQYARALVEHLDPARVPRPLELLLADAT, encoded by the coding sequence ATGGATGACACAAGACGCTTCAGTCGGGCGGCAGTTCAATGGGCGGCCGGAAGTGCCCATGCCGCCTCCGCGGCGCAGGAGTTGGCCGTCGGCCTGGGCATGGTCGTACTCGTCGAAGGCGTCAGCGACCAAGCCGCCCTCGAAGCGCTGGCTGCGCGCCGCGGCCGGGATCTCGATGCGGAGGGGATCGCGATCGTGCCGTTGGGGGGTGCGACGAGCATCGGACGGTTTCTGAAGCTCTTCGGTCCGCAGGGCCTCGGACTGCGGCTGGCGGGCCTGTGCGATGTCGGCGAGGAGCCCTATTTCCGGCGCAGCGTGGAGCAGGCGGGGCTCACGTTCAGCGCCTTCTACGTCTGTGAAGCGGACCTCGAGGACGAGCTGATCCGTGCGCTCGGCGCCGACTCGGTGCAGCAGGTCGTCGAGGAGCAGGGCGAGCTGCGCTCGTTCCGTACCTTCCAGAAGCAGCCCGCCCAGCGCGAGCGCACCGTGGAGCAGCAGCTCCGGCGCTTCCTGGGTACACACAGCGGCAGGAAGGCGCAGTACGCACGCGCGCTCGTGGAGCACCTCGACCCGGCCCGCGTGCCACGGCCCCTGGAGCTCCTGCTCGCGGATGCCACCTGA
- a CDS encoding serine hydrolase domain-containing protein, whose translation MPGVYAEVRDAGQVWRGASGVADVKTGRPITPDMRQRVGSITKTFTAAAVLQQVEKGRIQLDAPIGGYLPRLVPGERGKKITVRMLLNHTSGIAEYLPYAFPSFKEWPSLPDLSPKSLDDNRFRQFRPAELIEMGLTAPAVGEPGSTPGVYSNTNYLLLGELLERVTGTTAENYITRNVIERAGLQHTEFPSGPRINGPHSRMYEALYGLIDPPRDYSVYNMSWAMTGAGLVSTTEDLNRFYDRLLSGEIVNKSSLAQMQRTVPVISLEGQQIDYGLGLQKVTIPGCGTFWGHDGTVWGALTMSWTRSDGERQVSLAMNLARWNKLDASGTPQHHPIDDALSTLYQQAMCGSW comes from the coding sequence ATGCCGGGCGTGTACGCCGAGGTGCGCGACGCCGGCCAGGTGTGGCGCGGCGCTTCCGGGGTCGCCGATGTGAAGACCGGCCGCCCCATCACGCCCGACATGCGGCAGCGTGTCGGCAGCATCACCAAGACCTTCACCGCCGCCGCGGTCCTGCAGCAGGTCGAGAAGGGCCGGATCCAGCTCGACGCGCCGATCGGCGGCTACCTGCCGCGGTTGGTCCCGGGGGAGCGCGGCAAGAAGATCACGGTTCGGATGCTGCTCAACCACACCAGCGGCATCGCCGAGTACCTCCCCTATGCGTTCCCGTCGTTCAAGGAGTGGCCCTCTCTGCCGGACTTGTCCCCCAAGAGCCTGGACGACAACCGGTTCAGGCAGTTCCGCCCGGCTGAGCTGATCGAGATGGGGCTGACGGCGCCTGCCGTCGGCGAGCCGGGAAGCACTCCAGGGGTGTACTCCAACACCAATTACCTGCTTCTCGGCGAACTCCTGGAGCGGGTGACCGGCACGACGGCAGAGAACTACATCACCCGGAATGTCATTGAGCGCGCAGGACTCCAGCACACCGAGTTCCCGTCCGGGCCGCGTATCAACGGGCCGCACTCGCGGATGTACGAGGCGCTGTACGGCTTGATCGATCCGCCGCGCGACTACAGCGTCTACAACATGTCCTGGGCGATGACAGGGGCCGGTCTCGTCTCGACCACGGAAGATCTCAACCGCTTCTACGACCGGCTGCTCTCCGGCGAGATCGTCAACAAGTCATCGCTGGCGCAGATGCAGCGCACGGTCCCGGTCATCAGCCTCGAAGGGCAGCAGATCGACTACGGCCTCGGTCTGCAGAAGGTCACGATCCCGGGGTGTGGCACCTTCTGGGGCCACGACGGCACGGTATGGGGCGCCCTGACGATGTCCTGGACCCGGTCCGACGGCGAGCGGCAGGTGTCCCTCGCGATGAACCTCGCGAGGTGGAACAAGCTGGACGCTTCGGGGACCCCGCAGCACCACCCCATCGACGACGCGCTGTCGACCCTCTATCAGCAAGCGATGTGCGGGAGCTGGTAG
- a CDS encoding alpha/beta hydrolase codes for MDPELEAFIPLFPRADLTDPATDRKSFAGLAAAVPPPDTAGMEIEDRTVRADPDVPVRIYRPHRAQGAIVWLHGGGFVMGDLDTEHPWATRVADVSGAVVVSVGYRLAPEHRFPAAFDDAYAALLWTAEYAAELGVDRGRIAVGGHSAGAGIAAAVALRARDEQGPPIRFQLLNQPELDDRQETWSARNFTDTPWMNRDKIAATWRHYLGSTPATAYAAPARAADLSGLPPAYIASAEFCPNRDEDITYALRLLQAGVPVELHQWPGTFHGSQAIVSAEVSQRQMAELGAALRRALAE; via the coding sequence ATGGATCCCGAACTCGAAGCATTCATACCGTTGTTCCCCCGCGCCGATCTGACCGACCCGGCCACCGACCGCAAGAGTTTCGCCGGTCTGGCCGCCGCGGTGCCGCCACCGGACACCGCCGGAATGGAGATCGAGGACCGCACGGTGCGCGCCGATCCGGACGTGCCGGTGCGGATCTATCGCCCGCACCGGGCACAGGGCGCCATCGTCTGGCTGCACGGCGGCGGATTCGTCATGGGTGACCTGGACACCGAGCATCCGTGGGCCACCCGGGTCGCGGACGTCTCCGGCGCAGTGGTGGTCTCGGTGGGCTACCGGCTGGCCCCCGAGCACCGGTTCCCTGCCGCCTTCGACGACGCCTACGCGGCGCTGCTCTGGACAGCCGAGTACGCGGCCGAGCTCGGCGTCGACCGGGGGCGGATCGCGGTGGGCGGTCACAGTGCCGGCGCCGGCATCGCGGCCGCGGTGGCGTTGCGGGCGCGTGATGAGCAAGGGCCGCCGATCCGCTTCCAGTTGCTCAACCAGCCCGAGCTCGACGACCGGCAGGAGACGTGGTCGGCGCGCAACTTCACCGACACGCCCTGGATGAATCGCGACAAGATCGCCGCGACCTGGCGGCACTACCTGGGCTCCACACCCGCCACGGCGTACGCCGCCCCGGCACGGGCCGCCGACCTGTCCGGCCTGCCACCCGCCTACATCGCCAGCGCGGAGTTCTGTCCGAACCGGGACGAGGACATCACGTACGCGCTGCGCCTGCTCCAGGCGGGCGTGCCGGTCGAACTGCACCAGTGGCCGGGTACGTTCCACGGTTCGCAGGCGATCGTGTCCGCCGAGGTCTCGCAGCGGCAGATGGCCGAACTGGGCGCCGCCCTGCGCCGCGCCCTGGCCGAGTGA
- a CDS encoding helix-turn-helix domain-containing protein: MEALAVRLSHLDSQAEGAIRVVMFYDTLMRRRVDLPALARASAVLAECVTGIRLHSTGRAIRVSSDGREASTPPSPASTTASITLDEEEIGTVWLERSSTPGSLDELMLDRLALAAAAVVERYGPARTTMADPALVELVISSDSDEAARARALRLLGFAADLPVRVIALRSQLPLDKIGCLVCPGRPVKAAPLADVGVILATREDLARFPAGVRAGIGAAESPDRSWREARTALRFTTPREPVIRYADLGALALLAEIPQDTARENADVAAIVRLADNPEDLETLDAYCATGSLRRAADLLHLHHSSVSRRLEQIGKTLGFELTQPTGLVRAGLALTAWRLLDD; this comes from the coding sequence ATGGAGGCACTGGCCGTACGGCTGTCGCACCTGGACTCCCAAGCTGAAGGCGCGATCCGGGTCGTCATGTTCTACGACACGCTGATGCGTCGGCGAGTGGATCTCCCGGCGCTCGCCCGGGCCTCGGCGGTTCTCGCCGAGTGCGTGACCGGGATTCGGCTGCACAGCACGGGGCGGGCGATCCGCGTCTCGTCCGACGGCAGGGAAGCGTCGACTCCGCCGTCACCCGCGTCCACCACGGCGTCGATCACCCTCGACGAGGAGGAGATCGGCACCGTGTGGCTGGAACGCTCCAGCACGCCCGGCTCGCTCGACGAACTGATGCTGGACCGGCTCGCCCTGGCCGCCGCGGCGGTCGTCGAGCGGTACGGCCCGGCCCGCACCACCATGGCCGACCCCGCCCTCGTCGAACTGGTCATCAGCTCCGACAGCGACGAGGCGGCGAGAGCCCGGGCGCTACGGCTCCTGGGTTTCGCCGCCGACCTGCCGGTCCGCGTCATCGCCTTACGGTCGCAGCTTCCGCTCGACAAGATCGGCTGCCTGGTGTGCCCGGGCCGCCCGGTGAAGGCGGCACCGCTCGCCGACGTGGGAGTCATCCTGGCCACCAGGGAGGACCTGGCCAGGTTTCCGGCAGGCGTACGCGCGGGCATCGGAGCCGCCGAGAGCCCCGACCGGTCCTGGCGGGAAGCGCGCACCGCCCTCCGCTTCACCACCCCACGCGAACCCGTCATCCGCTACGCCGACCTGGGCGCGCTGGCGCTCCTCGCCGAGATACCCCAGGACACCGCGCGGGAAAATGCCGACGTGGCCGCGATCGTTCGCCTGGCTGACAACCCAGAAGATCTGGAGACTCTCGACGCCTACTGTGCAACCGGCTCCCTGCGCCGGGCCGCTGACCTTCTCCACCTGCACCACAGCAGCGTCTCCCGCCGACTCGAGCAGATCGGCAAGACCCTGGGTTTCGAACTGACCCAGCCCACCGGACTGGTACGCGCCGGGCTCGCACTCACCGCCTGGCGGCTGCTCGACGACTGA
- a CDS encoding Lrp/AsnC family transcriptional regulator, giving the protein MTLMDPLDARIALALDDDPDATILALAQTLGVARNTVHARLRRMAADGVLKPFSRRVDPATLGYGLVAFMSLTMSQAEPESVHEGLLALPEVIEVHYTTGDADLLAHVVAKDTTDLHRITKAILAIDGVDRTSTAISLAEVIPYRPRALLQRLAKG; this is encoded by the coding sequence ATGACGCTGATGGACCCCTTGGATGCCCGGATCGCTCTGGCCCTGGACGACGACCCGGACGCCACGATTCTCGCTCTGGCTCAGACCCTGGGTGTGGCCCGGAACACCGTTCACGCCAGGCTGCGGAGGATGGCCGCCGACGGAGTGCTGAAGCCCTTCAGCCGGCGCGTCGATCCCGCCACCCTCGGGTACGGCCTGGTGGCGTTCATGTCGCTCACGATGAGTCAGGCCGAGCCCGAGAGCGTCCATGAGGGACTGCTCGCCCTCCCCGAAGTCATCGAGGTCCACTACACCACCGGCGACGCCGACCTCCTCGCGCACGTCGTCGCCAAGGACACCACGGACCTGCACCGCATCACCAAGGCGATCCTCGCCATCGACGGAGTCGACCGGACCAGCACTGCCATCTCGCTGGCCGAGGTCATCCCGTACCGCCCCCGGGCCCTCCTGCAGCGCCTGGCGAAGGGATGA
- a CDS encoding CynX/NimT family MFS transporter: MASTTHPTGTGSSWIVVVCAGVAAGLQVWKLPPALPYLRHDLSLTLVQAGTLLGIVQLAGMLGGLAISLLAELIGERRCLSIGLVLLCLGSAGGGFAWSAAPLLASRAVEGAGFILVAVTGPGLIRRSTPPGRFTTAMGFWGAYQGISTFAGLITGALVLQVVPWRVWWWAMALLALAPLPCVLARVPHDGARGARAASAALARIGRTVRAPAPWTAGLVFACYTLQWMAVVGFLPTIYRDSGMTGIWPGVLSALVGAANAIGSITTAALMKRGLPARALLIPAFTLMATTSLLAFVPHWRAVPAGTTWQFLCVAAFSLIGGAIPAALLRMIGELTPAGGSAPATMGLIQQLFNTGSFVGPAIAAWLATRTGGWQSTWWMTCACAAVGIALSLRLRPRATAPVVDATTALATSTQASGPSQRQ; this comes from the coding sequence ATGGCCTCGACGACGCATCCCACCGGCACCGGCAGTTCCTGGATCGTCGTCGTGTGCGCCGGGGTTGCTGCCGGGCTGCAGGTGTGGAAGCTGCCGCCCGCGCTCCCGTACCTGCGGCACGACCTGTCACTGACCCTCGTCCAGGCCGGGACCCTGCTGGGGATCGTCCAGCTGGCCGGGATGCTCGGCGGACTCGCCATCTCGCTCCTGGCCGAACTGATCGGCGAGCGACGCTGCCTGAGCATCGGGCTGGTTCTGTTGTGCCTCGGGTCTGCCGGCGGCGGCTTCGCCTGGTCGGCGGCTCCGCTGCTGGCCTCCCGGGCGGTCGAGGGCGCCGGTTTCATCCTGGTGGCGGTGACCGGCCCGGGGCTGATCCGCCGGAGCACCCCACCCGGCCGCTTCACCACAGCCATGGGCTTCTGGGGCGCCTACCAGGGCATCTCCACCTTCGCCGGGCTCATCACCGGCGCACTGGTCCTGCAGGTGGTGCCATGGCGGGTGTGGTGGTGGGCCATGGCCCTGCTCGCACTGGCGCCGCTGCCCTGCGTCCTGGCCCGCGTTCCCCACGACGGCGCACGAGGTGCCCGTGCCGCGTCGGCCGCCCTCGCCCGCATCGGCCGCACTGTCCGAGCCCCCGCTCCGTGGACGGCCGGGCTCGTCTTCGCCTGCTACACCCTCCAGTGGATGGCCGTGGTCGGGTTCCTGCCCACCATCTACCGCGACAGCGGGATGACGGGCATCTGGCCAGGCGTCCTGAGTGCCTTGGTCGGTGCGGCGAACGCCATCGGCTCGATCACCACCGCGGCACTCATGAAACGCGGCCTGCCCGCCCGGGCCCTCCTCATCCCCGCCTTCACCCTCATGGCCACCACATCGCTGCTGGCCTTCGTCCCCCACTGGCGTGCGGTGCCCGCAGGCACCACCTGGCAGTTCCTGTGCGTCGCGGCCTTCTCACTGATCGGCGGCGCGATACCGGCCGCCTTGCTGCGCATGATCGGTGAACTGACACCGGCAGGCGGCTCCGCCCCCGCCACCATGGGCCTGATCCAGCAACTCTTCAACACCGGCAGCTTCGTGGGCCCCGCCATCGCCGCATGGCTGGCCACCCGTACGGGCGGCTGGCAGTCCACTTGGTGGATGACCTGTGCCTGCGCGGCCGTGGGCATCGCCCTCAGCCTCCGTCTCAGGCCCCGGGCCACGGCTCCGGTGGTGGACGCGACGACCGCCTTGGCCACATCCACACAGGCTTCCGGGCCCTCACAGCGCCAGTGA
- a CDS encoding DNA alkylation repair protein gives MAELAGLEDPKTREVNEKHGDDHGVNLSKLRALAKRLKTQQELACRLWETDDTAARLLALLICRPKAFERDELDIMLRETRTPKVHDWLVNYVVKKNPHSEELRLTWSADPDPVVASAGWALTTERVAKKPEVLDLAELLDVIEAEMKDAPDRLQWAMNHCLAQIGIEHAEHRTRAMDIGERLQVLKDYPTSPGCTSPFAPIWITEMVRRQHDNDK, from the coding sequence ATGGCCGAGTTGGCCGGGCTCGAGGACCCGAAGACGCGCGAGGTGAACGAGAAACACGGTGACGATCACGGTGTGAACCTCAGCAAACTGCGCGCGCTCGCGAAGCGGCTGAAGACGCAGCAGGAACTTGCGTGCCGGCTCTGGGAGACGGACGACACCGCGGCGAGACTGCTGGCGCTGCTGATCTGCCGCCCGAAGGCTTTCGAGCGCGACGAGTTGGACATCATGCTGCGCGAAACGCGCACGCCCAAGGTGCACGACTGGCTCGTGAACTACGTGGTGAAGAAGAACCCGCACTCCGAAGAACTGCGCCTGACCTGGTCCGCCGATCCGGATCCAGTGGTCGCGAGCGCCGGCTGGGCGCTGACCACCGAACGCGTGGCCAAGAAGCCCGAGGTCCTCGACCTGGCAGAACTGCTCGACGTCATCGAGGCGGAGATGAAAGACGCCCCGGATCGCCTGCAGTGGGCGATGAACCACTGCCTGGCTCAGATCGGTATCGAGCATGCCGAGCACCGCACCCGTGCAATGGACATCGGTGAGCGCCTGCAAGTGCTCAAGGACTACCCGACCTCCCCGGGCTGCACGTCTCCGTTCGCGCCGATCTGGATCACCGAGATGGTGCGCCGACAGCACGACAACGATAAGTAG